TCCGGGCGAACGTGAGCGGCAGCATCGAGCGCGTGCTGGCCTGCACCCGCTGCATCAAGGCCGGCAAGGTGACCAAGGCCGCCTGAAGTCCGGGAGCCTTCCGGTGGGCATGACGCGCGCTCGAAAGTCCGCGCTTCCGCCCACCGAACGGCTCCACCCCCGTGCGGATGACCTGGACCTCCTCCCTGTCGAGGCGGTCGTCCGACGGTTGCATCAAGAAGACCTGATCGCGCTTCGCGCGGTCCGTGAGGCATTGCCGTCCATCGCGACGGCGGCCCGGGCCGTGGCGGAAGCGCTGCGCGCTGGCGGCCGGCTGCTCTACGTGGGCGCGGGCACCAGCGGACGGCTCGGCGTGCTCGACGCGAGCGAGTGTCCCCCCACCTTCGGTGTCCCGGCGACGCGGGTCCAGGCGGCCATCGCTGGCGGCCGGAAGGCCCTGACGCATGCCGTGGAGGGCGCCGAGGACGACGTCGGCGCGGGAGCCCGGGCGGTGCGGGCCTTCCGGGCGACGGCGCGGGACGTGGTGTGCGGCATCTCGGCCTCCGCCTCCACGCCGTATGTCCGGGGCGCGCTGGACGCGGCCCGCGAGCGGGGGGCGCGCACGGTGCTGGTGTGCTGCAACCCGCCCGGGCCGCTCATGCGCGCGGACACGGTGGTGCTGGCGCGCACGGGGCCGGAGGTGGTGGCGGGCTCCACGCGGCTGAAGGCGGGCACGGCGACGAAGCTCGTGCTCAACGCCCTCACCACGGCGGCGTTCGTGTCGCTGGGCCACGTGTACCGGGGGCGCATGGTGGACGTGCGTCCGACGAACGTGAAGCTGCGGGCCCGCGCGGCGCGCATGGTGGCGGAGCTGACGGACCTGCCTCCGGCGCGCGCGGAGGCCCTGCTCAAGGCCGCGGGGGACAACGTGAAGCTGGCGCTGGCCATGCACTTCACGGGGCTCCCGGCGGCCCAGGCGCGGCGCCGGTTGAAGGACGCGGGCCTGCGAGGGCTCGAGCGTCCGGCGAAGGCCCGGGCGGCTTCCGGCGGCAAGCCGCGTCCGCGCGTCCGGCCCTGACGCAACGCGGTCCGGGCTGGGGCCGAAGACTGCCGGAACCCGAACACGGAGCGCCGCGAAGGGCGTCATTCCCAGACACACGGGCTGCCCGCCGGGCCGGGGTCCGGCGAGCGTGGGTGCCGGGCTTTAGACTTGGAGCATGCGCCCCGCCACGCCACCCTCCCCCTCCCTGCCGCCCCGGCTGTGCGTGGGCGTGCTGTCCGGCACCAGCGTGGACGCGGCGGACGCAGCGCTGTGCCGCGTGGAGGGCACGGGCGCGGGCGTGGCGCTCCAGCTGCTCGCGCACGTCTCACACCCCTTCTCCCCGGACCTCGTCGCGCGGGTCCTGGGGCCGCAGGACGCCCGGAGCCTCTGCGCCCTCAACTTCGAGCTCGGGGAGCGCTTCGCGGAGGCCGTCCTCGCCGTCATCGCGCGCGCGGGCGTGAAGCCCGGGGACATCCACGTCGTCGGCTCCCATGGCCAGACGATGGCCCACCTGCCTTCGGACCTGTCCCCCATCGCCTCCACGCTCCAGATTGGCGAAGCGGACGTCATCGCCGAGCGCACCGGCCTGCCCGTCGTCAGCGACTTCCGCACCCGCGACATGGCGGTGGGGGGACAGGGCGCCCCGCTCGTGCCCTACCTGGACTGGGCCGTCTTCCGGAACCGCGAGCGGCCG
This genomic stretch from Corallococcus caeni harbors:
- the murQ gene encoding N-acetylmuramic acid 6-phosphate etherase, coding for MTRARKSALPPTERLHPRADDLDLLPVEAVVRRLHQEDLIALRAVREALPSIATAARAVAEALRAGGRLLYVGAGTSGRLGVLDASECPPTFGVPATRVQAAIAGGRKALTHAVEGAEDDVGAGARAVRAFRATARDVVCGISASASTPYVRGALDAARERGARTVLVCCNPPGPLMRADTVVLARTGPEVVAGSTRLKAGTATKLVLNALTTAAFVSLGHVYRGRMVDVRPTNVKLRARAARMVAELTDLPPARAEALLKAAGDNVKLALAMHFTGLPAAQARRRLKDAGLRGLERPAKARAASGGKPRPRVRP